The DNA window attttttaattttatatgcgcattattaattgataaaggTTACTCGCGACACAATTTTACTCGATCGACAAAAAAGGGAAAGcaaaagagaaggagaggaaaagcgtatatttattcttgtttGTTCCTATTTTTGAAGTTGAATTCATTGCGAGATATATATTGACTCGTAATCATGATAATATAAACTACCTAATCTATGTGTACAGCACCCTTAATGGTTTAATGTGATATCTTTACAgtactattaaataaattcgaaTAACACACAAGAGAAGCCAGaagtttatatgtgtatatgaacagagagagagagagagagagagaaaaggaacgGAATCCAAAAGTTCAGTTGAGAAAGAGAAGATTCAAAAGGAATTAGAAAAGTATATTGTCTTTCGAcagatgtttcttttttttattttctcttgcaAGAGGTCTTGCACTGTCAATACTGTGTCAGTACCAacaaattttgacaatattattgtataattaatattgatgtaGTTGtagaatatcaaataaatcagATTTTCTTGATTCTCAAGCATCAATATCGCTGTGTGGTatggatattaataattaatattgattatgtGTGAGAAGAACACGTCAATATTTTCCTCATTATAGTATATGGATATATATGGACCATAATCACAGAAATAACCTCGGGTGAAAAAATATCGATGTATATTGTCAATATTGCTGATCGGTATTGTTGAAAGTGTAAGATACTTATTACCAAACGTTTGGATTCTGCTCTATCCGTTTTTCGACGCAATCAACATTGGTGAACGTCGCGTGCGCGTGTGTTTGAAACTTTTATACATCGCAcaaatttcactttttttctattacgttCGATTCCTTCGTTTTTAAAAGCACGCGCTCGAACCGACGTTTGACACGATGTTTGAAACTTCGGTCGGAAgcaatttcctttttttttattccgctTGACCCTTCaatcgtgaaatatttttttcgtctGATTTTATGAGAACCGAGACATACCGATGCGATGGTTTTTAAATGCGCTAAACGAGCGTTCCCGCTAGCACGGGGAGAtcaaggatttaaaaaaagaagattctTTTTAAGATGAATACGTTACATGCGAGAGGCGAGTCTCCTGTGCGTGAGGACTCGCGACGCCGATCTGTACACACGCACAATATTCGATATGATATGCATTAAAATACGGCTTTGTATCAAGGACATAGCTTAGCGTTTTACATGCGCGTTTCGTATGAATGTTATTCCGATTTTCTTGTGTACGCGTATTTGTCActattttatccttttttttttcttagaattcataattgaataaataaatattacgtttgAACAATGTTATTTAGCATTATATCCCGCCGTATTCCCGTCTCGTCGACAATCTCGTCGTCTTCTGTCGTCTCACAATTCGGAAATTTTAAGGAAATGGAGTAGTGGACAAAAGAAAAGAGGCATCTTTATACATTTCAATCTCTTTAATGaagtgtaattttatgtagTGCTAGTTAAATTAGGAACCGGCTTTACAGTCTTTTGTATGTACGCTTAGCTGTAACGTCGCTCTTGTTGGAGGACAGGTGCTGaaacgaaaaagaagaaatgcaTAACGTCTTTGCACGCACTTTGTCATATTGCATCATTGTtggttatacaaaattatttatatcatgtaataTTGTTGTTTATTAGAGATATGCAAACTAGGGAAGCTTCTCGagatttgaatttttacatggagaaaattttatagtaaaaattactatagtaAATGTGGAGTAAgggaaaaattatgaaaatttttactatatttttcatcaaattgtcATACATAGTATTTGCTTGTATaaatctgaaatttcttctcatGGTCATGACTACTacacatagtaatttttaacataaaattttctttttaaaattgatcttGTTTAAAGTtactttatatcatataattaatattatttttttgataaaaatctattatctatatattaaaatttacaaaaataattatgttaattaaaaattacgtttaGATTCGATTTGAGTTAAGAGTTTTGTTGATTCGACAAATTTGATCTCGAAGAAAGAAATGAAATTCTATTCTATTTGCACAtctcttattatttatgtcaGAATCGCACTTACCACATGCATTTCAGTGTCTGTGAATTCGTAAACTCGAATTGCTTTGAGGTCCGCGGATAAGGTGGTCTCCGTTCTGAAGCCGTTACCCTCTTTCGTGGTCATGCTCTGcgatataaaatgaatatgtAACGATTGTAATGATTATACTGTAAAAACAGCAGCAATCGTGACAATGACGTGAGATTAGAATGCGAGATGCATCATTTCTGTATTGAAACTCCTTGATCTTTGTACTTTTCGTTATCAGGTGTGCTTTCGTGCggaagaaaatgcaaaaaaagtaATCACTTCCGTCATTTAGCGCGCAGATCAGCGTGAGTTTTGCAAATGAAATGCGAAGCATCAGTGTTGCGACAATTAATCTAATCCAATTAGTTTTGtctaatcattttttacacgCACAGAAAGAGTGGTCCATCTAATGTTATCCCTTCTCAGAGAATATATTGAAtcggagtttttttttttttttttttgtttttttttttgtccaaAGGCtgcgaaggaaaaaaattctcCGAGCAGCGATAGCTTTAGAGTCACTGCATTCAATGTCGGATAGTAATTTCCGGTCGCATTAATTTTGACTTGTTCATTCGTATGACGTAACGTAAGACTTCTCCGGTTCAATATGCGCGATCGAGGCGACTGCCCACTCTTTCTCACGGTGACGACCCACCTTGAAGACGAGGCCCTGGGATGGAAGCGTCTCGTCGTACATCTCTCCGAGCTTGAAGGTAGCGGTGACGGTCTTGCCATGGCTGGTGACTGTGACCATGTAGTGATCGCCGTTCTGCTGGATCTCCACCATCGGCGTGGACTGTAGGAACGCGTCGGCGAGGTCGCCCTTGCCCAGGCTCTTGATGTAATCCTCAAAGTTCTCGCTGGACACGTATTGGTACTTGCCGACAATCTGCATCATGATGACTGTGGTGTGTGTGGATGTCGAGTCAGGACCTGCGAATCACTGCCGAGGAAAGACGAATGACACGCCGGGGCGCGCCGGCTTTTATAATAACGATATCCGGGGGGGATTTCGTTAAGGGATCTCGCCAGTCTCTCGCGcgcacgagagagaaagggggaggCAACCGCTACCAGCCAATCTGCGATGATTTCAGACAAAGTGTTCGACGGATTATCGTTGTCGGCGGGCTGCTGATAGAGATCGGCCGGTCTCTCCTCTTGGCTTGTCGGTTTATCGTCGGTGTCGCTGATGTACAACCCACCGCCGTGCGCGCGAGAGAGGGCGGAAAAGAGAGAGCTGCATTTATTTGCGTTTCTCTCCGCTATGGTCTGCCCGCGACCAGCATCCTGCAATAGCTCACAGTGAATTTTAATGCCTTTCTTAATGTCTTAGAAGCGTTCTCTCCTGCGACGTGGCGCAGGGTCAATTTTGTTGCTcatcttatattaaaattgctaGATGTCCTTCATTTGTggaattaaatactttaaacaaaaattaattgatgatCATTTAGAAatctctatattattttttaaaaattatttacattatacttgcaatattatttctaaaggAGAAGAGTTggacttttttttacatatagcTTTCGTTTTATTAGAAAACTAAAAGGAAAATACATGCGATTATCATGTCAGCagcgaaagagaaaaattatagcatcgtttttctctctcgtgttttttaaacattactgTCAATCTAATATGTATCGAATTAATAAAGCAATcgttaaaagtaatataatcgTCAACGTTCCAagaagtttaaatataaaaataaaaactcaattctgatttataaaaataatcttattaatctaatattttaataaaacaaatattctcCTCTTctaacaaaatgttatttgctTCATTAATTTTGCTATTGAATTAATAAGTTTACTTTCAATTACACTACTGTTAGCTAATGCTGTTAATACAACATAATTCCAAGTGAGAAGACAAGAGGATCCGTCACCGAtagaaataaatcaatatttgcgATCGCAGAAAATGAATCGGCGAGTTCCAAGTTTCAAATTTGAGGTTCAAATTTCGATTTGGCTGATAGCCATCAATTGAATTAGATACGTCGCCGTAtacttcaatttaatttttacgccCTGTTATCGATAACCTCTTTATCGCGTATCTTTCGCTTCGAGAGTGGAGCCTTTTACTTTAAACGCGCAAACATATTCGCGCCGCTTATCGCGCGCAGAGGACAAAGTTAAATGACAGGTGAGCTTATCGATGGACGATGGGCCGGCCGCACGGACCGttcgtaatttaaataacacttGAGACGAAACGTCGATCACGTTAGATGCAAAAACATTAGTCAcatatgttacatatatacgtGGCTCGAGTCACGTTAAGCCGTATACCGATGTGTCACCTGTTTATTAACattctttttctattctaaGACCCTGATTACGCGCGAAATGATGGATGGATGGATGAGGATTCTCTCTTTGCATTCTCatctaaattttccaaatagaTACGGATAATCGAGACACATAATGTGCACGTATGTACTCATATACTCGGCCATCGTGAAGCAAGAGAACGCTAGCTCCAGCAAGTGAATCGCTCCGCGTTTCACGGCCGCTAGACGAAGGTCAATGTTCACATCGCTCgttaatcattaataattgttgTCGCAAGAGATATCGTCGTTTCCGTTAATCAAAGAAAAATGCGTCATcttattgcaattaataacGAGAGATTCGTATGCGAGCGGAAATACTGTTCAAAATAATTCGTTGTACGATTGCACGaagcgtttttattttaaatccaaTTTCGACATTTCTttaaccaaattttaattaaccaaGGTCAATTTATTTTCCGGATTTTTCGGAATTTCTTGACTATAATCTTGGTGacacttttttcaaaatttctatacgaattaaaatttttttcataaactaaaaaatctacatttttttctttaaatttagacATAAATTCTAAAGTTTTTTaagatttgtattaaaatccgaaaaaattttttaaatcatacataaaaattttgaaagttatacaaaattttaagaaaagatgTAGATTTTCTCAGTTTCTGAAGTAATTCCAATTTGCATAAAGATTCTatgaaaaagttttacaaaaaaaaatagaaataaaacaattttcttcaaCAAAAGGTtatgaacaaaaataaaagttgttaCTTTTGACAactttgaatatttgaaattttgaaaaaattcgaGGCTTCACACTTTCAAAGTTAATTTCAAAggtttaaaaattcaaattcttTTGAACATTCAAAGTTGTCAAAAATAACAGCCctcatttttaatcttaataataatacaaaatctttatttcgatcatttatttgttacaacaatgacataaataaaatttcgttgTTTGACACTAACAAAGTCACATGTCTGATTGTAACGGACATTTTATcttctcttattattttaatggtcgTTATTGTTTCTTGATTGACATGAGTTAGagcttttacattttttacatccgcttttatactttaaaaaaatgacgtAACTACAGCAATCTTGCGTTTTTATAGTTTACACTGAAGCAGATTCGAAATGTGAGTTGAAACGGTTGCGTACTTTATGTACACTGCGTCAACGATTCGTTTCATTCCCTTAGTAAgtttatatagaatatgtaacatatcctattacataaactcgcttttatttttttataacatatttaaaaattgtattgtaaaattttaatgatgttCAAACTGATGAACTTTGTTTCTCGAGTTATGTCATtgttgtaacaaataaaaaatgtaagtaatGCAGAATGCGCGATTTTTTCACAAACTACCAAAATCGGATCAATTAAAGTTAGCGGTTTTtggaattaaaagaaatgtccatttttttaatggatattttatattaaaatacaaaaaatttcaatttaaaaatatgaatatttgtaGATATTTACTAAATACATAACTTATTACAAACAAGTAGATGTGTAAACGCGAATAGAATATGTTGCAACGGTTTTATttaaggaaaggaaaagaatacTTCTATCAATGGAGATAATTCGTCtccaagaaaatattaatctttcatATTACTTCTCTCTTCCCTCGCTCCCTATAACTCTCGCCGGGCTCTCCACGCCCGACGAGAGATTTTATCTtcaatcgaaaaaaaaacattgttattcAAAATCTTGCCGAAATGTCGATAGGAGCTTAAACTGCACTACGTGCAAGAACGTTTGATCTCCGATGCATCACGTCAGTCTGCTGATACGGATAAGAGGCATTACAAGTAAGCACTTGgccgctctctttctctcttctctcttcaaGGGCAAGGAGAGGATAGGGGCTGGAGGAGAGTCGCCCGTCCCGGCCCGTCATTGGTACCGAAACCACCGAGTACGGTCGCTTGAATTGACAGCTAATTGCCGGCGATGAGAGCGCACATCAAAGActtcgacgacgacgacgacgacgcgatgCGAGGACGACGCGCCGTCCGTCGTCACGTGACGTCCTGTCCGTCTCACAGGGAATGAATGAGCTCGTTCCCATTAAGAACGTACGTAGATTCTTTACGTTGCAGGACGGccaattgaatttattataccTACGTACGTATATACTACGTATCCCGTTTGCCAGTTCGGTTTACGAACAATCGCGCGCGATCGATCGTCGCCGAGCGACTCCTTCGGCGATCTTATACCCGGCTCAAGTTTGGCGATTCCGCCTCCTCTTCATTCTTTTCCTTCTCGCCCAcagacttctataatatactatatatagtatattatataagtataccTATTATAGAAATCTGTGTTCTCGACGCTGTAAAATAGTTGCACGAGCTGTAGTTATTGGCGATCAGAAAATACCAAACAAGCGAGAATTTGTCGGCGAGAATTTCATCGAGGGGATTGACTGTTCCAATCAAGAGagcaaaaaagtttttttgtttagaaaaCTGTTGCACGTACgctgtttttacatatttacttGTACGTGTTTAGTAAATATCTAGAAATTTTCATAtgactaaatatttattagtttttacgttatttaaatttaaaaacggaACACATTTTTCAAGTCGGCTGACACGATTTCAACGAGTTCAGAAACTACTGAAACTACTAAAGCTATTTTGACTTTTAGAGTATGTGTAAAATACATGTTTATCGTATGAACTAGaactaaatgaaaaatattgcaaattataaaaatgcacggttaaaaaaaataagtataaaaagtaaatttatttaacaaaatcgattaaatttaacatgtatgaaaaaatagtaatctaCAAATACAAATAGTTATGTAACATAATTGTTATATCACAATAAtcctaatttatatataataaaacagatatatttaaataaacagatatatattttacaaattgaagTTGATAGCTTCAAAATCATGTCAGTCGACTTGAAGAATg is part of the Monomorium pharaonis isolate MP-MQ-018 chromosome 2, ASM1337386v2, whole genome shotgun sequence genome and encodes:
- the LOC105836669 gene encoding sodium/calcium exchanger regulatory protein 1: MMQIVGKYQYVSSENFEDYIKSLGKGDLADAFLQSTPMVEIQQNGDHYMVTVTSHGKTVTATFKLGEMYDETLPSQGLVFKSMTTKEGNGFRTETTLSADLKAIRVYEFTDTEMHVHLSSNKSDVTAKRTYKRL